A part of Denitratisoma oestradiolicum genomic DNA contains:
- a CDS encoding glycosyltransferase, with the protein MIKALHFGRFFSEAMGGTGRHVDELLSRLKDKIHVDNLVAAESWRGDHLCPHGYDVYRAPSLGIVASTAISPTMPLLARRLHARHHYDIVHLHLPDPMAHLAYLALPAGPRLVISWHSDIVRQKNALRIYRPLLDGLVARADAVLCATPRHQAASTQLSACRPGRLHVVPYGLDYRRFLAPEASQEARALRASQGAGPVIFALGRHVYYKGFEYLIRAMERIPGATLLLGGSGPLTPALKELAVSLGLAARVKFLGYVSDDQLPAYYHLADVFCLPSIASSEAFGLVQLEAMACGKPVVCCELGNGVTWVNRHGETGLVVPPQDPVALAEALQCLLDDPALRRSLGENGRRRALEEFSVQRMAEQTLGIYDSLVGRGGAG; encoded by the coding sequence ATGATCAAGGCGCTGCATTTCGGCCGCTTCTTCTCGGAGGCCATGGGCGGGACCGGCCGCCATGTGGACGAGTTGCTCTCCCGGCTCAAGGACAAGATCCACGTGGATAACCTGGTTGCCGCCGAGAGCTGGCGCGGCGACCATCTCTGCCCCCATGGCTACGATGTTTATCGGGCACCTTCCCTGGGCATCGTCGCCAGCACGGCCATCAGTCCGACCATGCCCTTGCTGGCCCGGCGCCTACACGCCCGCCACCACTACGACATCGTGCATCTGCACCTACCGGACCCCATGGCCCACCTGGCCTACCTGGCGTTGCCAGCCGGTCCTCGTCTGGTGATCAGCTGGCACAGCGACATTGTTCGCCAAAAAAACGCCCTGCGGATTTATCGGCCCTTGCTGGACGGATTGGTCGCCCGGGCCGATGCGGTACTCTGCGCCACGCCAAGGCATCAGGCAGCCTCGACCCAGCTGAGCGCCTGCCGGCCCGGTCGTCTGCACGTCGTTCCCTACGGCCTCGACTATCGGCGCTTTCTTGCTCCCGAGGCGAGCCAGGAAGCCCGTGCCTTGCGGGCAAGTCAGGGCGCCGGACCTGTGATCTTTGCCCTTGGGCGCCACGTCTACTACAAGGGTTTTGAATACCTGATCCGGGCGATGGAGCGGATTCCCGGCGCCACCCTGCTGCTGGGCGGTAGCGGCCCCTTGACGCCAGCACTAAAGGAACTTGCGGTGTCCCTGGGGCTGGCGGCGCGGGTGAAGTTCCTCGGCTATGTCAGCGATGATCAGCTGCCAGCCTATTACCACCTGGCGGATGTCTTCTGCCTTCCTTCCATCGCTTCCAGCGAGGCCTTCGGTCTAGTGCAACTGGAGGCCATGGCCTGCGGCAAGCCCGTGGTCTGCTGCGAATTGGGCAATGGCGTCACCTGGGTGAATCGGCACGGGGAGACCGGCCTGGTGGTGCCGCCGCAGGACCCCGTGGCCCTTGCCGAGGCGCTGCAGTGTTTGCTGGACGATCCGGCCTTACGCCGGTCCCTCGGCGAGAACGGTCGCCGCAGGGCGCTGGAGGAATTTTCCGTCCAGCGCATGGCCGAGCAGACCCTGGGTATCTATGATTCCTTGGTGGGCCGGGGCGGCGCAGGTTGA
- a CDS encoding Crp/Fnr family transcriptional regulator — MQPQIESIGPSADPLQLRKIPLLSSLTDEQITRVAADMRLRQYARRETVIHKGSPGSALLFLLSGQLQVVDVTEDGRAVGLNLFNAGDFFGEIAVVDGGPRSATVTALNTAVVGTLPRATALWLFSHCPSVAERILAHMAAKIRSESQFRTLLGIQSIFQRVCALLEFYKRTQPGGLEVVENLPTQQDIAIMINTSRETVSRVLADLSQRGIVEKDMRRLIIRHPQELRNLAQQGEPVLRVTRITVRRQAPQPAPPRPTKES; from the coding sequence ATGCAGCCCCAGATCGAATCCATCGGCCCCTCGGCCGATCCCCTACAGCTCAGGAAGATACCCCTGCTGTCGAGCCTGACCGACGAGCAGATAACTCGGGTAGCGGCGGACATGCGGCTACGGCAGTACGCGCGGCGGGAGACGGTTATCCACAAAGGCTCCCCGGGTTCCGCCCTGCTCTTCCTGCTCTCGGGACAGCTACAGGTGGTGGATGTGACGGAGGACGGGCGGGCCGTAGGCCTCAACCTATTCAACGCCGGTGACTTTTTCGGCGAGATCGCGGTTGTCGACGGTGGGCCACGCTCAGCGACAGTGACGGCCCTCAACACGGCGGTGGTTGGCACCCTGCCGCGGGCCACCGCGCTCTGGCTGTTCTCCCACTGCCCCTCGGTGGCGGAACGTATCCTGGCGCACATGGCGGCGAAAATTCGCAGCGAGTCCCAGTTCCGTACGTTGCTGGGCATTCAGAGCATTTTCCAGCGGGTCTGCGCCTTGCTGGAGTTCTACAAGCGCACCCAGCCCGGTGGTCTGGAGGTGGTGGAGAACCTGCCCACACAGCAGGACATCGCCATCATGATCAATACTAGCCGGGAAACAGTTTCCAGAGTTCTGGCTGACCTCAGCCAGAGGGGTATCGTGGAAAAGGACATGCGTCGTTTGATCATCCGTCACCCCCAGGAGCTGAGAAATCTGGCACAGCAGGGGGAACCGGTGCTACGGGTAACCCGCATCACCGTGCGCCGCCAAGCACCTCAACCTGCGCCGCCCCGGCCCACCAAGGAATCATAG
- a CDS encoding CHASE2 domain-containing protein yields MRVLIALLAVVVTLAIEWSPSSLPMIAASDAWFRDQTLRFLASDQAENRLALVDIDEASLQRLGPWPWPRDRLADVLEVLLGRYGARAVALDMVLPEPGSAPGDDRLSSLARHAPVVLAQALDYVARPVPLRVGHLAGQDSALPEVPAASASGFVANHAGLREARCIGNIGFVPDSDGVLRHLPLISQFESHRLPSLALALMQCAGTAVAAPTVSPAGFWRLPFARRWSAYTVVGAADLLAENAPDGLLSGRYVVVGSSALGLSDRVATPLSASTAGMLVHGAALTSLLDQQTGQTPTPWPGRFIAALFAILSVGLALAAFPRWSAGRSLALLTLLTLSWLGLAMLLIPRDSAFSPSAPLLSLLILLSIAIPFEWGRSQWESHRLLDMFRHYVAQPVLDELLRNRDKVDPLAPRHLEVTTLISDMEGYASLVEGMPLQEAVDLTRGFLDCLTVPVLAHGGTLDKYTGDGLMAFWGAPLPVSDHADQALDAAQEIRDRVAAFNRKRIAAGQKPVRVRIGIESGLAVAGDLGTPFRSAYTAVGDSVNVASRLQELARDLPHDIVIGATTARLARRHAMRALGGTLLRGRQQPLDIFTLASPAGDNGHSPSTPASI; encoded by the coding sequence ATGCGTGTCCTCATCGCCCTGCTGGCAGTGGTGGTGACCCTGGCGATCGAATGGTCGCCCTCGTCGCTGCCGATGATAGCGGCGTCAGATGCTTGGTTCCGTGATCAGACATTACGGTTTCTGGCCTCGGACCAGGCTGAGAACCGCCTGGCCCTGGTGGATATCGACGAGGCCAGCCTGCAGCGCCTGGGACCCTGGCCCTGGCCCCGGGACCGCCTCGCGGATGTGCTGGAGGTGCTGCTGGGGCGCTACGGCGCCCGTGCGGTGGCGTTGGACATGGTGCTGCCCGAGCCTGGTTCCGCGCCGGGGGACGATCGTCTTTCCTCCCTGGCCCGCCACGCGCCGGTCGTCCTGGCCCAGGCCCTGGATTATGTGGCCCGCCCGGTGCCCCTGCGTGTCGGCCATTTGGCAGGCCAAGACAGCGCGCTGCCGGAGGTCCCCGCTGCGTCTGCCAGCGGCTTTGTCGCCAACCACGCCGGACTGCGGGAGGCCCGCTGCATCGGCAACATCGGTTTCGTGCCGGACTCGGATGGGGTGTTACGCCACCTTCCCCTCATCAGCCAGTTTGAGTCCCACCGGCTACCTTCCCTCGCCCTGGCACTGATGCAATGTGCCGGGACAGCAGTTGCCGCGCCGACAGTCTCGCCCGCCGGTTTCTGGCGCCTGCCATTCGCCCGCCGCTGGTCGGCCTACACGGTGGTTGGCGCTGCCGATCTGCTGGCGGAGAATGCCCCCGATGGGTTGCTCTCCGGCCGCTATGTGGTGGTGGGTTCTTCCGCCCTGGGATTGAGCGACCGGGTCGCAACGCCGCTGTCTGCCTCCACAGCCGGTATGCTTGTGCATGGCGCGGCGCTTACCTCCCTGCTGGATCAGCAGACGGGCCAGACACCAACTCCCTGGCCCGGCAGATTCATCGCCGCGCTATTTGCCATTCTTTCCGTCGGCCTGGCCCTGGCGGCTTTCCCCCGCTGGTCGGCAGGCCGCAGCCTGGCCCTGCTCACCCTGCTCACCCTGTCCTGGCTGGGACTGGCGATGTTGCTCATTCCCCGGGATAGTGCCTTCTCGCCTTCGGCCCCCCTATTGTCCCTGCTGATCCTGCTGTCCATCGCCATCCCCTTTGAATGGGGACGTAGCCAGTGGGAAAGCCACCGGCTGCTGGACATGTTTCGCCACTACGTCGCCCAGCCGGTGTTGGACGAACTGCTGCGCAACCGGGACAAGGTGGATCCGCTGGCGCCAAGACATCTGGAGGTCACCACCCTGATTTCCGACATGGAGGGCTATGCCAGCCTGGTGGAGGGCATGCCCCTGCAGGAGGCAGTGGACCTGACCCGGGGCTTCCTGGATTGCCTGACGGTGCCAGTACTGGCCCATGGCGGCACCCTGGACAAATACACCGGCGACGGCCTGATGGCCTTCTGGGGCGCCCCCCTGCCGGTGTCCGACCACGCCGATCAGGCCCTTGATGCCGCCCAGGAGATTCGAGACCGGGTGGCCGCTTTCAACCGAAAGCGAATTGCAGCAGGCCAGAAACCGGTGCGCGTGAGAATTGGCATCGAAAGCGGGCTGGCGGTCGCCGGCGACCTGGGCACACCGTTCCGCAGCGCCTATACAGCCGTGGGCGACAGCGTAAACGTTGCTTCTCGCCTGCAGGAGCTGGCCCGGGACTTGCCCCATGACATTGTGATTGGCGCGACAACCGCCCGTCTGGCACGGCGCCATGCCATGCGGGCCCTGGGCGGCACATTGCTGCGGGGGCGCCAACAGCCCCTGGACATCTTTACCTTGGCCAGCCCGGCGGGAGACAATGGGCACTCCCCGTCCACTCCTGCGTCGATTTGA
- a CDS encoding GDP-mannose 4,6-dehydratase, producing MRLYLTGSSGFVGQWIARRVAETASPWGGVTLGADPELDILDIEGLRSALSQFAPDAVLHLAAQSNVPAAIADPRHTAQVNVMGTLNLLDAMEKVAPRARLLHVGSGDVYGIVPEAALPIVEEAPIAPRNPYAASKVAAEMFVLERARRGRLDACCARAFNHTGPGQSDQFVLPALALKVARLAASGAQHGEIVAGDLDVTRDFLDVRDVIDAYRILLARGENGAVYNVCSGEEVQLRHAAEQLAALAGVAARFERDPGLIRPAEQRRVRGSPERLRALGWERAIPFANTLRDLLADCQARVTMEL from the coding sequence ATGCGTCTCTACCTGACAGGAAGCAGCGGCTTCGTGGGCCAATGGATTGCCCGTCGCGTGGCCGAAACTGCATCGCCCTGGGGCGGAGTCACCCTGGGCGCCGATCCCGAACTCGACATCCTGGACATAGAGGGACTCCGTTCCGCCCTCTCGCAGTTTGCTCCCGATGCCGTACTGCACCTGGCCGCCCAGAGCAACGTGCCGGCGGCCATCGCCGATCCTCGGCATACCGCCCAGGTCAATGTGATGGGCACTCTGAACCTGCTCGACGCCATGGAAAAGGTCGCACCCCGGGCACGGTTGCTCCATGTCGGCTCTGGTGACGTCTATGGCATCGTGCCGGAGGCGGCCTTGCCCATCGTCGAGGAAGCCCCTATCGCGCCCCGCAATCCCTATGCCGCCAGCAAGGTGGCTGCCGAAATGTTCGTGCTGGAACGGGCTCGACGCGGCAGGCTTGATGCCTGCTGCGCGCGAGCCTTCAATCATACCGGTCCCGGCCAATCCGACCAGTTCGTTCTGCCGGCCCTCGCCCTGAAAGTGGCGCGTCTGGCCGCCAGTGGCGCCCAGCATGGAGAGATCGTCGCCGGCGACCTCGACGTCACTCGGGATTTCCTGGATGTGCGTGACGTTATCGATGCCTATCGGATATTGTTGGCGCGGGGCGAAAATGGCGCTGTATATAATGTCTGCTCGGGCGAAGAGGTGCAGCTTCGCCACGCGGCCGAACAGCTTGCCGCCCTTGCGGGCGTCGCCGCCCGATTCGAGCGCGATCCCGGCCTGATCCGGCCGGCCGAGCAGCGCCGGGTCCGGGGCAGTCCGGAGCGACTGCGAGCCCTGGGCTGGGAGCGGGCCATTCCCTTTGCAAACACCCTGCGGGATCTCCTGGCGGACTGTCAGGCCCGTGTCACGATGGAGCTGTAA
- a CDS encoding GDP-mannose 4,6-dehydratase: protein MSKQALITGITGQDGAYLAQLLLQKGYEVHGLVARRGSDHPLWRLDELGICDQLRLIDGDLTDLASIVRALQQSRAEEVYNLGAMSFVGTSWNQPLLTAQVTGVGAANVLEALRLVNPTARFYQASTSEMFGLIQAERQSESTPFYPRSPYGVAKLYGHWLTVNYRESFGLHASSGILFNHESPLRGLEFVTRKVTDAVARIKLGKQRELRLGNIDAKRDWGFAGDYVEAMWRMLQQDKPDDYVIATGRTTTVRDMCRIAFEHVGLKMDDHLIIDPAFFRPAEVDVLLGDPAKAESRLGWRATTSLEQLIVMMVEADLRRLSGG, encoded by the coding sequence ATGAGCAAACAGGCATTGATCACCGGCATCACCGGCCAGGACGGCGCCTATCTCGCCCAACTGCTGCTGCAGAAGGGCTACGAGGTGCACGGGCTGGTGGCCCGGCGGGGCAGCGACCATCCCCTCTGGCGCCTCGACGAGCTGGGTATTTGCGACCAACTGCGGTTGATTGACGGCGACCTGACGGATCTCGCGTCCATCGTCCGCGCCCTGCAGCAATCCCGTGCCGAGGAAGTCTACAACCTGGGGGCCATGAGCTTCGTCGGCACCTCCTGGAACCAGCCGCTGCTCACCGCCCAGGTGACCGGTGTCGGTGCCGCCAACGTGCTGGAGGCGTTGCGCCTGGTCAATCCCACCGCCCGCTTCTATCAGGCCTCCACCAGCGAAATGTTCGGCCTGATCCAGGCCGAGCGGCAAAGCGAATCGACGCCCTTTTACCCCCGCAGTCCCTATGGTGTGGCCAAGCTCTATGGCCATTGGCTGACGGTGAACTACCGCGAGAGCTTCGGGCTACACGCCTCCAGCGGCATCCTGTTCAACCACGAATCACCCCTGCGCGGCCTTGAATTCGTCACCCGCAAGGTGACCGATGCCGTCGCCCGCATCAAGTTGGGCAAGCAGCGGGAACTGCGCCTGGGCAACATCGATGCCAAACGTGACTGGGGCTTCGCCGGCGACTACGTCGAGGCCATGTGGCGCATGCTGCAGCAGGACAAGCCCGATGATTACGTCATTGCCACTGGTCGCACCACCACCGTCCGCGACATGTGCCGTATCGCCTTTGAACATGTGGGCCTGAAGATGGACGACCACCTGATCATCGATCCGGCCTTCTTCCGCCCCGCCGAAGTGGATGTCCTGCTGGGCGACCCGGCCAAGGCCGAATCCAGGCTGGGTTGGCGTGCCACCACCTCCCTGGAGCAGCTGATCGTCATGATGGTGGAAGCCGATCTGCGCCGGTTGAGCGGCGGATGA